A region of Asterias amurensis chromosome 20, ASM3211899v1 DNA encodes the following proteins:
- the LOC139952641 gene encoding uncharacterized protein isoform X2, giving the protein MISWWCFIMRPQLLLLYFIISLLQVRLSLCNEWVIFRDDCAEFYRFTHPTKYETTVTLTCDPCYTTEPVALWRRATGTSLKSITSWRSIKFDLTGKSNHVLRHNMALTIKSVGKADAGIYACSRLNKPKSLHHVVIRPYMNPMFERKIEWDYDGEKMQKLIDDRREPSEFMFRWDEWSGCSECGPRGSTTWGRRYRMGYAHEMVQTADAYHNGVPYKESLGLWDSRFWERLKDPIHEDVKVRQRCLPTCRQTVCSFTKPVSVDFVRLGSTIRLICDWCVKRYGGIKWFKLNKVRRTGSEITYDWHENESRNRIVLNYDMSLEIRRARVTDQGSYTCFDSSVDPAAFEYIELARSSLSFHILFTKTTKHALRVVDTTKKGKRQRLYSGRKRVFTKWSTWGPCSSCGEPGKRARIGTCFILEKYRKQEVVDFPCFRHNMVLKSLGWKGMSSSEMRKKGEAYLDEKEIQSCNVPCAALVEYDPFSAVAKKYKAAGKEKDSALEKTKVEQTKVQIYVKDDVTLPCPQATDSDVIEWKNSVLTSMPSASSDSNLPRVYVDVQTGSLHISNASLSDSHSYHCSLNGIRVLSTRLLVSKQIVDMKALKVSSLYIGKVLFVITAIFVIITTVRVILKYVLDYMIPSRRI; this is encoded by the exons ATGATCAGTTGGTGGTGTTTCATCATGAGGCCGCAGTTGCTGTTGTTGTATTTCATAATAAGTTTGTTGCAAGTTCGGCTCTCACTTTGTAACGAATGGGTGATTT TTCGAGATGATTGTGCGGAGTTCTATCGATTTACCCATCCGACCAAGTATGAAACCACAGTTACACTAACGTGTGATCCATG TTATACGACAGAACCCGTAGCACTATGGAGAAGAGCGACCGGGACGTCGCTTAAAAGTATAACATCTTGGAGGTCCATTAAGTTCGACCTCACTGGTAAATCAAACCACGTTCTAAGACACAATATGGCACTCACCATCAAAAGCGTTGGCAAGGCAGACGCTGGGATTTATGCGTGCTCAAGATTAAACAA ACCGAAGAGTTTGCACCATGTTGTGATACGTCCCTATATGAACCCAATGTTTGAACGCAAAATCGAGTGGGATTACGATGGGGAAAAAATGCAGAAGCT AATTGACGATAGGAGAGAGCCCTCAGAATTCATGTTCAGATGGGACGAATGGTCGGGTTGTTCAGAATGCGGCCCCAGAGGTTCAACAACTTGGGGTAGAAGATACCGGATGG GGTACGCTCATGAAATGGTTCAAACAGCCGATGCATACCACAATGGAGTTCCTTACAAAGAATCTCTGGGTTTATGGGATAGTCGATTTTGGGAACGCCTTAAGGATCCCATCCACGAAGATGTGAAGGTTAGACAACGGTGCTTACCTACCTGCCGACAAA CTGTTTGTAGCTTTACCAAGCCAGTGTCAGTCGATTTTGTGCGTCTAGGAAGTACCATTAGGCTCATCTGTGACTGGTG TGTCAAACGTTACGGTGGAATTAAGTGGTTCAAGCTAAATAAGGTCCGACGTACAGGAAGTGAGATTACCTATGACTGGCACGAGAACGAGAGCCGCAATCGTATTGTGCTGAACTACGACATGTCATTGGAGATAAGACGGGCTAGAGTTACGGACCAGGGCAGCTACACATGTTTTGACAGCTCCGTTGACCCAGCCGCCTTTGAGTACATCGAGCTTGC CCGTTCAAGTTTGAGTTTCcatatattatttacaaaaactacaaaacacGCCCTGCGTGTTGTGGACACCACCAAGAAAGGGAAGAGACAAAGACTATACAGCGGAAGGAAGCGTGTCTTCACCAAGTGGAGCACGTGGGGACCGTGCAGTAGCTGCGGTGAGCCTGGAAAACGTGCACGAATAG GTACCTGCTTCATTTTAGAAAAATACAGAAAGCAAGAAGTCGTCGACTTCCCGTGCTTCCGACATAACATGGTTTTAAAGTCGTTAGGATGGAAGGGCATGAGCAGTTCTGAAATGAGAAAGAAAGGTGAAGCATACTTGGATGAAAAAGAGATCCAATCCTGCAATGTGCCATGTGCAGCTTTAG TTGAGTATGACCCGTTTTCTGCAGTTGCAAAAAAGTATAAAGCAGCTGGAAAGGAAAAAGACTCGGcgttggagaaaacaaaag TTGAACAGACAAAGGTGCAGATTTACGTAAAAGATGACGTCACTCTTCCCTGTCCACA GGCCACAGACTCTGACGTCATAGAGTGGAAGAACTCCGTTCTCACTTCAATGCCGTCAGCATCGAGCGATTCGAACTTGCCTCGTGTGTACGTTGACGTACAAACAGGAAGCCTACACATCTCCAATGCCAGCCTATCAGACAGCCACTCTTATCACTGCTCGTTGAATGGAATACGCGTTCTATCTACACGAttacttg TCTCAAAGCAAATTGTGGACATGAAAG cTCTCAAAGTGAGTTCTCTCTACATCGGAAAGGTCCTCTTTGTCATCACAGCAATCTTCGTCATCATCACGACTGTTAGAGTCATCTTGAAATATGTACTTGATTATATGATACCCAGTCGTCGAATATAA
- the LOC139952641 gene encoding uncharacterized protein isoform X1, translating into MISWWCFIMRPQLLLLYFIISLLQVRLSLCNEWVIFRDDCAEFYRFTHPTKYETTVTLTCDPCYTTEPVALWRRATGTSLKSITSWRSIKFDLTGKSNHVLRHNMALTIKSVGKADAGIYACSRLNKPKSLHHVVIRPYMNPMFERKIEWDYDGEKMQKLIDDRREPSEFMFRWDEWSGCSECGPRGSTTWGRRYRMGYAHEMVQTADAYHNGVPYKESLGLWDSRFWERLKDPIHEDVKVRQRCLPTCRQNNARKFADQIQSYQNPVCSFTKPVSVDFVRLGSTIRLICDWCVKRYGGIKWFKLNKVRRTGSEITYDWHENESRNRIVLNYDMSLEIRRARVTDQGSYTCFDSSVDPAAFEYIELARSSLSFHILFTKTTKHALRVVDTTKKGKRQRLYSGRKRVFTKWSTWGPCSSCGEPGKRARIGTCFILEKYRKQEVVDFPCFRHNMVLKSLGWKGMSSSEMRKKGEAYLDEKEIQSCNVPCAALVEYDPFSAVAKKYKAAGKEKDSALEKTKVEQTKVQIYVKDDVTLPCPQATDSDVIEWKNSVLTSMPSASSDSNLPRVYVDVQTGSLHISNASLSDSHSYHCSLNGIRVLSTRLLVSKQIVDMKALKVSSLYIGKVLFVITAIFVIITTVRVILKYVLDYMIPSRRI; encoded by the exons ATGATCAGTTGGTGGTGTTTCATCATGAGGCCGCAGTTGCTGTTGTTGTATTTCATAATAAGTTTGTTGCAAGTTCGGCTCTCACTTTGTAACGAATGGGTGATTT TTCGAGATGATTGTGCGGAGTTCTATCGATTTACCCATCCGACCAAGTATGAAACCACAGTTACACTAACGTGTGATCCATG TTATACGACAGAACCCGTAGCACTATGGAGAAGAGCGACCGGGACGTCGCTTAAAAGTATAACATCTTGGAGGTCCATTAAGTTCGACCTCACTGGTAAATCAAACCACGTTCTAAGACACAATATGGCACTCACCATCAAAAGCGTTGGCAAGGCAGACGCTGGGATTTATGCGTGCTCAAGATTAAACAA ACCGAAGAGTTTGCACCATGTTGTGATACGTCCCTATATGAACCCAATGTTTGAACGCAAAATCGAGTGGGATTACGATGGGGAAAAAATGCAGAAGCT AATTGACGATAGGAGAGAGCCCTCAGAATTCATGTTCAGATGGGACGAATGGTCGGGTTGTTCAGAATGCGGCCCCAGAGGTTCAACAACTTGGGGTAGAAGATACCGGATGG GGTACGCTCATGAAATGGTTCAAACAGCCGATGCATACCACAATGGAGTTCCTTACAAAGAATCTCTGGGTTTATGGGATAGTCGATTTTGGGAACGCCTTAAGGATCCCATCCACGAAGATGTGAAGGTTAGACAACGGTGCTTACCTACCTGCCGACAAA ATAATGCAAGGAAATTTGCAGACCAAATACAGAGTTACCAAAACC CTGTTTGTAGCTTTACCAAGCCAGTGTCAGTCGATTTTGTGCGTCTAGGAAGTACCATTAGGCTCATCTGTGACTGGTG TGTCAAACGTTACGGTGGAATTAAGTGGTTCAAGCTAAATAAGGTCCGACGTACAGGAAGTGAGATTACCTATGACTGGCACGAGAACGAGAGCCGCAATCGTATTGTGCTGAACTACGACATGTCATTGGAGATAAGACGGGCTAGAGTTACGGACCAGGGCAGCTACACATGTTTTGACAGCTCCGTTGACCCAGCCGCCTTTGAGTACATCGAGCTTGC CCGTTCAAGTTTGAGTTTCcatatattatttacaaaaactacaaaacacGCCCTGCGTGTTGTGGACACCACCAAGAAAGGGAAGAGACAAAGACTATACAGCGGAAGGAAGCGTGTCTTCACCAAGTGGAGCACGTGGGGACCGTGCAGTAGCTGCGGTGAGCCTGGAAAACGTGCACGAATAG GTACCTGCTTCATTTTAGAAAAATACAGAAAGCAAGAAGTCGTCGACTTCCCGTGCTTCCGACATAACATGGTTTTAAAGTCGTTAGGATGGAAGGGCATGAGCAGTTCTGAAATGAGAAAGAAAGGTGAAGCATACTTGGATGAAAAAGAGATCCAATCCTGCAATGTGCCATGTGCAGCTTTAG TTGAGTATGACCCGTTTTCTGCAGTTGCAAAAAAGTATAAAGCAGCTGGAAAGGAAAAAGACTCGGcgttggagaaaacaaaag TTGAACAGACAAAGGTGCAGATTTACGTAAAAGATGACGTCACTCTTCCCTGTCCACA GGCCACAGACTCTGACGTCATAGAGTGGAAGAACTCCGTTCTCACTTCAATGCCGTCAGCATCGAGCGATTCGAACTTGCCTCGTGTGTACGTTGACGTACAAACAGGAAGCCTACACATCTCCAATGCCAGCCTATCAGACAGCCACTCTTATCACTGCTCGTTGAATGGAATACGCGTTCTATCTACACGAttacttg TCTCAAAGCAAATTGTGGACATGAAAG cTCTCAAAGTGAGTTCTCTCTACATCGGAAAGGTCCTCTTTGTCATCACAGCAATCTTCGTCATCATCACGACTGTTAGAGTCATCTTGAAATATGTACTTGATTATATGATACCCAGTCGTCGAATATAA
- the LOC139952641 gene encoding uncharacterized protein isoform X3 — MISWWCFIMRPQLLLLYFIISLLQVRLSLCNEWVIFRDDCAEFYRFTHPTKYETTVTLTCDPCYTTEPVALWRRATGTSLKSITSWRSIKFDLTGKSNHVLRHNMALTIKSVGKADAGIYACSRLNKPKSLHHVVIRPYMNPMFERKIEWDYDGEKMQKLIDDRREPSEFMFRWDEWSGCSECGPRGSTTWGRRYRMGYAHEMVQTADAYHNGVPYKESLGLWDSRFWERLKDPIHEDVKVRQRCLPTCRQNNARKFADQIQSYQNPVCSFTKPVSVDFVRLGSTIRLICDWCVKRYGGIKWFKLNKVRRTGSEITYDWHENESRNRIVLNYDMSLEIRRARVTDQGSYTCFDSSVDPAAFEYIELARSSLSFHILFTKTTKHALRVVDTTKKGKRQRLYSGRKRVFTKWSTWGPCSSCGEPGKRARIGTCFILEKYRKQEVVDFPCFRHNMVLKSLGWKGMSSSEMRKKGEAYLDEKEIQSCNVPCAALVEYDPFSAVAKKYKAAGKEKDSALEKTKVEQTKVQIYVKDDVTLPCPHLKANCGHESSQSEFSLHRKGPLCHHSNLRHHHDC, encoded by the exons ATGATCAGTTGGTGGTGTTTCATCATGAGGCCGCAGTTGCTGTTGTTGTATTTCATAATAAGTTTGTTGCAAGTTCGGCTCTCACTTTGTAACGAATGGGTGATTT TTCGAGATGATTGTGCGGAGTTCTATCGATTTACCCATCCGACCAAGTATGAAACCACAGTTACACTAACGTGTGATCCATG TTATACGACAGAACCCGTAGCACTATGGAGAAGAGCGACCGGGACGTCGCTTAAAAGTATAACATCTTGGAGGTCCATTAAGTTCGACCTCACTGGTAAATCAAACCACGTTCTAAGACACAATATGGCACTCACCATCAAAAGCGTTGGCAAGGCAGACGCTGGGATTTATGCGTGCTCAAGATTAAACAA ACCGAAGAGTTTGCACCATGTTGTGATACGTCCCTATATGAACCCAATGTTTGAACGCAAAATCGAGTGGGATTACGATGGGGAAAAAATGCAGAAGCT AATTGACGATAGGAGAGAGCCCTCAGAATTCATGTTCAGATGGGACGAATGGTCGGGTTGTTCAGAATGCGGCCCCAGAGGTTCAACAACTTGGGGTAGAAGATACCGGATGG GGTACGCTCATGAAATGGTTCAAACAGCCGATGCATACCACAATGGAGTTCCTTACAAAGAATCTCTGGGTTTATGGGATAGTCGATTTTGGGAACGCCTTAAGGATCCCATCCACGAAGATGTGAAGGTTAGACAACGGTGCTTACCTACCTGCCGACAAA ATAATGCAAGGAAATTTGCAGACCAAATACAGAGTTACCAAAACC CTGTTTGTAGCTTTACCAAGCCAGTGTCAGTCGATTTTGTGCGTCTAGGAAGTACCATTAGGCTCATCTGTGACTGGTG TGTCAAACGTTACGGTGGAATTAAGTGGTTCAAGCTAAATAAGGTCCGACGTACAGGAAGTGAGATTACCTATGACTGGCACGAGAACGAGAGCCGCAATCGTATTGTGCTGAACTACGACATGTCATTGGAGATAAGACGGGCTAGAGTTACGGACCAGGGCAGCTACACATGTTTTGACAGCTCCGTTGACCCAGCCGCCTTTGAGTACATCGAGCTTGC CCGTTCAAGTTTGAGTTTCcatatattatttacaaaaactacaaaacacGCCCTGCGTGTTGTGGACACCACCAAGAAAGGGAAGAGACAAAGACTATACAGCGGAAGGAAGCGTGTCTTCACCAAGTGGAGCACGTGGGGACCGTGCAGTAGCTGCGGTGAGCCTGGAAAACGTGCACGAATAG GTACCTGCTTCATTTTAGAAAAATACAGAAAGCAAGAAGTCGTCGACTTCCCGTGCTTCCGACATAACATGGTTTTAAAGTCGTTAGGATGGAAGGGCATGAGCAGTTCTGAAATGAGAAAGAAAGGTGAAGCATACTTGGATGAAAAAGAGATCCAATCCTGCAATGTGCCATGTGCAGCTTTAG TTGAGTATGACCCGTTTTCTGCAGTTGCAAAAAAGTATAAAGCAGCTGGAAAGGAAAAAGACTCGGcgttggagaaaacaaaag TTGAACAGACAAAGGTGCAGATTTACGTAAAAGATGACGTCACTCTTCCCTGTCCACA TCTCAAAGCAAATTGTGGACATGAAAG cTCTCAAAGTGAGTTCTCTCTACATCGGAAAGGTCCTCTTTGTCATCACAGCAATCTTCGTCATCATCACGACTGTTAG